In Arachis stenosperma cultivar V10309 chromosome 1, arast.V10309.gnm1.PFL2, whole genome shotgun sequence, one DNA window encodes the following:
- the LOC130946134 gene encoding elongation of fatty acids protein 3-like: MGNPPSIHALITFYLSEHPSIVGFRWSHTQSWGSTWSFLFSSISLYLLLSLSLSLLLRPLHRPLPLGPLPALHSLALSLLSATIFAGIFLSAAAEIRDTRWFWRRTKTPLEWLLCFPLGTRPSGRVFFWSYLYYLSRFLHMLTTILAILRRRRLLFFQVFNHSISAFTSFLWLEFSQSFQVLAILFTTLVYSLVYGYKFWTAIGFRGACFPFVLNCQIALLGCNVACHVGVFFLHFFFKGGCNGIGAWVFNSVLNGAVLLLFLNFYVRVYVFGKRERKIIHGDCARSSCPVLISGN; encoded by the coding sequence ATGGGCAACCCACCGTCGATCCACGCCCTCATCACCTTCTACCTCTCCGAGCACCCTTCAATTGTCGGCTTCCGTTGGAGCCACACCCAATCCTGGGGCTCCACGTGGTCCTTCCTCTTCTCCTCCATATCCCTCTAcctccttctctccctctccctaTCCCTCCTCCTCCGCCCCCTCCACCGTCCTCTTCCCCTCGGCCCCCTCCCCGCCCTCCACAGCCTCGCCTTGTCCCTCCTCTCCGCCACAATCTTCGCCGGCATATTCCTCTCCGCCGCCGCAGAGATCCGCGACACCCGGTGGTTCTGGCGCCGCACGAAGACCCCCTTGGAGTGGCTACTCTGTTTCCCACTCGGCACTCGCCCCTCCGGCCGGGTGTTCTTCTGGTCCTACCTCTACTATCTCTCCCGCTTCCTCCATATGCTCACCACCATTCTTGCAATCTTAAGACGTCGCAGGTTGTTGTTTTTTCAAGTCTTTAACCACTCCATCTCCGCCTTCACGTCATTTTTGTGGCTCGAATTCTCTCAGTCCTTTCAGGTCCTCGCAATCCTCTTCACCACTCTTGTCTACTCCCTCGTCTACGGTTACAAGTTTTGGACAGCTATTGGCTTCCGCGGCGCCTGTTTTCCGTTCGTCCTCAACTGTCAGATCGCCCTCCTCGGTTGCAACGTTGCGTGCCACGTTGGGGTTTTCTTTCTCCACTTCTTCTTCAAGGGTGGGTGCAATGGGATTGGCGCGTGGGTCTTCAACTCTGTCCTCAACGGCGCTGTGTTGTTGCTCTTCCTCAACTTCTATGTGAGGGTTTATGTTTTTGGCAAGAGGGAGAGAAAGATCATTCATGGTGACTGTGCTCGCTCATCGTGCCCTGTTTTGATCTCTGGAAATTGA
- the LOC130976562 gene encoding protein CYSTEINE-RICH TRANSMEMBRANE MODULE 13-like, producing MTRGPHEPYPPPPQPPGYGSPYPPPPPQPGFPSAAPHEIYPPGPPPPQPHTGYPPPRPPQAPHPPRYQGYQGYFNSGYPPPPPPHSHVVGHHHHDDDGCFSVLRGCVAALCCCCLLEECCRCCF from the exons ATGACCAGAGGACCCCATGAACCATACCCTCCACCGCCACAACCACCAG GTTACGGATCTCCTTATCCACCCCCACCACCACAACCGGGGTTCCCGTCGGCAGCGCCTCACGAAATATACCCTCCGGGGCCGCCACCACCGCAGCCACATACTGGGTACCCGCCGCCGCGGCCGCCGCAGGCTCCACACCCACCACGCTATCAAGGATACCAGGGTTATTTCAATAGCGGGTATCCACCGCCACCTCCGCCGCACTCTCATGTCGTCGGACATCACcatcatgatgatgatggctgTTTTTCAGTCTTGAGAGGCTG CGTTGCAGCGCTGTGTTGCTGTTGTCTGCTAGAGGAGTGTTGTCGCTGCTGCTTTTGA
- the LOC130945313 gene encoding lysM domain receptor-like kinase 4 gives MQSFTIIIHVLTLSLLYHFYVILAQQPYIGVATNACSQTLNSNSILGYTCNGLKPSCQSYLTFKSQINYNSVPTISSLLNIDPTQLSKANSVSQNATFEINKLVIVPVNCSCFANQYYQYNTSYKVQSGDNYFIIANNTFEGLSTCQAMKDQNKIDELKLSPGDKLRVPLRCACPTKNQTEKGFKYLLSYLVSFGDDVSQISERFGVTIETILEANSLSSQKPTINPFTTLLVPLQEKPSSSQTVLTPPPPSLSPSPLPPPPSSGGSSSKTWVYVVVGVVGGVVLVLVLVLFSIIFRNHFHKIRKKKKKKDNSVIVSKSFEAIEKQLEEDSETLSEIISDIAQSFKVYRFKELQSATNDFSSEFLIKGSVYRGLINRDLAAIKKINRDVSKEVQLLNKVNHSNVIRLSGVSFNEGHWYLVYEYAANGPLSDCIFMENGQFLSWKQRIKIALDVATGLDYLHSFTSPPFIHKDLKCDNILLDADFRAKIANFGLARSIQGEEDEFSMTRHIVGTRNYMAPEYLQNGIVSTKLDVYAFGVMVVEILSGREVAAIYEEYDKKNLEEILSSIVKEEGDHEKLKEFMDPSLKGNYATEHAVFIIGMIEKCIKKDLASRPSMQDIVSSLSKALDSLNWESSVNISG, from the coding sequence ATGCAATCCTTTACCATCATTATCCATGTCCTCACCTTGTCCTTATTGTATCATTTCTATGTGATTCTAGCTCAGCAACCTTACATTGGTGTGGCCACAAATGCATGTTCCCAAACTCTTAACTCAAATTCAATCCTCGGTTACACTTGCAATGGCTTGAAACCTAGTTGCCAATCTTACCTTACCTTCAAGTCTCAAATCAACTACAACTCTGTTCCTACAATATCCTCTCTGTTGAACATTGATCCCACCCAGCTTTCCAAAGCGAATTCCGTTTCTCAGAACGCAACCTTTGAAATAAACAAGCTGGTGATTGTTCCTGTAAACTGTTCCTGTTTTGCTAATCAGTATTATCAGTATAACACTTCTTATAAGGTCCAAAGTGGAGACAACTATTTCATCATTGCTAACAACACTTTTGAAGGCCTTTCAACATGTCAAGCTATGAAGGATCAAAACAAAATCGATGAGTTAAAGCTTTCACCCGGTGATAAACTTAGAGTTCCTCTTAGATGTGCTTGTCCTACAAAGAATCAAACAGAGAAAGGTTTCAAGTACCTATTGAGTTACTTAGTTTCCTTTGGGGATGATGTTTCTCAAATTAGTGAAAGATTTGGTGTCACCATTGAAACAATTCTTGAAGCTAATAGCCTTTCTTCACAGAAACCAACCATCAATCCTTTTACCACACTTCTGGTTCCCCTTCAAGAAAAGCCATCAAGTTCACAAACGGTTTTGACTCCGCCGCCTCCGTCTCTGTCGCCATCGCCGCTGCCTCCTCCGCCTTCTTCTGGTGGAAGTTCAAGCAAGACTTGGGTCTATGTGGTTGTCGGAGTTGTCGGAGGTGTAGTCTTAGTCTTAGTTTTAGTCCTCTTCTCCATCATTTTCAGGAATCATTTtcacaaaatcaggaagaagaagaagaagaaagacaaTTCTGTGATTGTGTCTAAGAGCTTTGAAGCAATTGAGAAACAGTTGGAGGAAGATTCAGAAACATTGTCAGAGATCATATCCGACATAGCACAATCATTCAAGGTATACAGATTCAAGGAACTGCAGAGTGCAACAAATGATTTCAGTTCCGAATTCTTGATCAAAGGGTCGGTTTATCGCGGCCTTATAAACAGAGATTTAGCTGCAATCAAGAAGATAAACAGAGATGTGTCTAAAGAGGTACAATTGCTGAACAAAGTGAATCATTCTAACGTGATTCGCCTCTCCGGCGTTAGCTTCAACGAGGGACATTGGTATCTTGTTTATGAGTATGCTGCTAATGGACCACTGAGTGATTGTATTTTCATGGAAAATGGACAGTTCTTGAGTTGGAAACAGAGAATAAAAATTGCATTGGATGTGGCCACAGGACTTGACTATCTTCACAGTTTCACTTCTCCACCTTTTATCCACAAGGATTTAAAATGTGACAACATTCTTCTAGATGCTGATTTCAGGGCCAAGATTGCCAACTTTGGCCTCGCCCGGTCGATACAAGGCGAGGAAGACGAATTTTCGATGACAAGGCACATAGTGGGGACAAGAAATTACATGGCTCCTGAGTATTTGCAGAATGGTATAGTGTCTACAAAGCTTGATGTCTACGCATTTGGGGTTATGGTGGTGGAAATACTCTCTGGAAGAGAGGTTGCTGCTATCTACGAGGAATATGACAAGAAGAATTTAGAAGAAATTTTAAGCAGCATAGTTAAAGAGGAAGGAGATCATGAAAAACTAAAGGAATTTATGGATCCGTCATTGAAAGGAAATTATGCAACGGAGCATGCTGTGTTTATTATTGGAATGATtgaaaaatgtataaagaaagaTCTAGCTAGTCGACCTTCAATGCAAGACATTGTGTCATCTTTGTCCAAAGCATTGGACTCATTGAACTGGGAATCCTCGGTTAATATCTCAGGATAG